ACCGTATCTTTACTAACTATTTAAAAATAAAGACCATGGAAATCAATTGGATATTATTAGGAATCATAGCTGTGTTTGTGATTATTTTGATTCTCTTTATCATTAGAGTCAATCAAAAAGATAAAAAAAAGTACACCAACTTTTTAAATAATGATTTCAAAAAAGAACCCGAAGAAGAGGTAGATTCAAATCACGATAACACCTATTAATTTTACATCTAGAGCATCATATTTTGTATGTCTTTACTTTAGACATCAATAAAAATTGTCCGAAATAATTAAACGACACTTTCCTCCTGATTAGTATTTTTATTATATTTATAAAAAATACAATCAAAGAATGATTCAACATACCCTCATCTTTAGCGCCCCAAAAATTGAAATCCCTTCGACTAAAATAATAGATTTTGTAAAAGATTTGATTAGTGCTAATTTAACCAACATTGAATATTTTGGAACGAAACAAATCAACAACTTAGATTGTTTTAATGAAGAAATGCAAAGTAAAACAGACACTTCAACCTTTATTATTTTTCATTTTGATGATGAAGAAATAGCTTATAAAACTCATAATGAGGGTGCTGTATTTAATATTATTTTCAAAAAATTGAATTTTGGAAAAATAGGACAAGTTCTGGTTAGTGAAACCTCTATTGAGATTTCCGTTCACTAAAAACCAAAAAAAATCTTAGGATTCATTATCTTACAAATTGGACTATACACCAAACAAAAACAAGATATTGACAAAACCAACTTTACACGATTTGGTGTACCATTTAATATTCAAAATAAAAGAATTAAAGCAAGCTCCGTCAAGCGCTAAGAGCATCAGTTAAGTCTGACAAACAAGAATACTATTGGTTTATATTACCTATTTTACAAGATATTTAACAAAATATGTTTTTATATGCTAAAAACAACATGCGCTTAAGTGCTTAGTTTTAACTATTTTTGTGGTCATAAAAAGTGGGGCGGTACAACAAATTCAGTTGCCCGTACTAAAAAAATTAAAAACAAGAGAATGAAAAGTCTTAAAGAACGTATATTGGAATTGAAGAAAGAGAAAAATGCGGTTATTCTAGCCCATTATTATCAAGAAGCCGATATTCAGGATATTGCTGATTATGTGGGTGACAGTCTAGGATTATCACAAGAAGCAATGAAAGTGGATGCCGATATTATCCTTTTTGCAGGTGTACATTTTATGGCCGAAACAGCCAAGATTTTAAACCCTTCAAAAAAAGTAATTCTTCCGGATTTAAAAGCCGGTTGCTCACTTGCAGAATCGTGTCCTCCAGATTTATTCAAAAAATTCACAGACGCACATCCAGACCATATTGTAATCACTTATGTGAACTGTTCTGCCGAAATTAAAGCCTTGAGCGATATTGTTTGTACCTCATCGAATGCTTTGAAAATCGTAGAATCAATCCCGAAAGAAACACCGATTATCTTTGCACCCGATAAGAATTTAGGAAAATACATCATCAGTAAAACAGGTCGTGACATGTTACTTTGGGACGGTTCTTGTGTAGTTCATGAAGCTTTTTCATTAGATAAATTGATAGCCTTACACAAAGAACATCCGGATGCAAAAATCATTGCTCATCCTGAATCTGAAACTCATATTTTACAAACTGCAGCCTATATTGGCTCAACTGCAGGAATGATTGATTATGTCAAAACAAATCCTAATCATAAGTTTATTGTAGCTACCGAAGCAGGAATTCTACATAAAATGCAACAAGAAGTGCCTGATAAAATATTGATTCCGGCACCGGCAAAAGAAAATAATACTTGTGCTTGCAGCGAATGTGGCTACATGAAAATGAACACATTACAAAAAGTTTACAATTGCCTGCTCAACGAAACTCCCGAAATTGATGTTCCGGAAGACATCCGAAAAAGAGCTTTACTTCCTATAGAACGCATGCTAGAATTATCTAAATAATGGTAGTAACAAATTATTTAATCATAGGTTCCGGAGTTGCCGGATTGACTTTTGCTATAAAAATTGCAGACCGATTTCCCGACAAAAAAGTAACCATTGTCACTAAAGCGAACGCAGACGAATCTAACACTAAATATGCGCAAGGCGGTATTGCCATTGTCACTGATAAAGATGAGGATTCGTACCAAAAACATATTGAAGACACACTAATTTGTGGCGATGGTTTGTGTGATGAAGCCGTAGTAAAAATGGTAATTACCGAAGGTCCGAAACGATTAAAAGAACTCATAGAATGGGGCGCTAAATTTGACAAAAATGCTGAAGGAAATTTAGATTTAGGCAAAGAAGGCGGTCATTCTGAGAACAGAGTCGTTCACCATAAAGACCAAACGGGTTCTGAAATTGAACGTGC
This region of Flavobacterium lacustre genomic DNA includes:
- the nadA gene encoding quinolinate synthase NadA, translated to MKNKRMKSLKERILELKKEKNAVILAHYYQEADIQDIADYVGDSLGLSQEAMKVDADIILFAGVHFMAETAKILNPSKKVILPDLKAGCSLAESCPPDLFKKFTDAHPDHIVITYVNCSAEIKALSDIVCTSSNALKIVESIPKETPIIFAPDKNLGKYIISKTGRDMLLWDGSCVVHEAFSLDKLIALHKEHPDAKIIAHPESETHILQTAAYIGSTAGMIDYVKTNPNHKFIVATEAGILHKMQQEVPDKILIPAPAKENNTCACSECGYMKMNTLQKVYNCLLNETPEIDVPEDIRKRALLPIERMLELSK